One stretch of Pandoraea oxalativorans DNA includes these proteins:
- a CDS encoding NAD(P)-dependent oxidoreductase produces the protein MKVALIGITGRVGTRVAEELLQRGHTVTGIARSPERVEAENGLTVVKGDASDPSSLAPLLAGHDAVISAGRFVSMDAAKLVDAVKRAGVPRLLVVGGAGSLEIAPGKALIDTPEFPDAYKPEASAGGVFLKVLRTEPKDSSLNWTFLSPSALFEPGERTGKFRIGGDGLLVDANGKSWISMEDYAIALVDELEKNQHPRARFTVGY, from the coding sequence ATGAAAGTCGCACTGATTGGTATTACGGGCCGCGTCGGAACGCGCGTTGCCGAAGAACTGCTGCAACGTGGTCACACGGTCACGGGCATCGCCCGGAGTCCGGAGCGCGTCGAAGCGGAGAACGGTCTCACCGTGGTCAAGGGCGACGCGTCCGATCCGTCGTCGCTCGCGCCGCTGCTGGCCGGTCACGACGCCGTGATTAGCGCCGGTCGCTTTGTCTCGATGGACGCCGCTAAACTCGTCGACGCCGTGAAGCGTGCCGGCGTACCGCGCCTGCTGGTGGTCGGCGGTGCGGGCAGTCTCGAGATCGCGCCGGGCAAGGCGCTCATCGACACGCCGGAATTCCCGGACGCCTACAAGCCCGAAGCGAGTGCCGGTGGCGTATTCCTGAAAGTGCTGCGCACCGAGCCGAAGGATTCGTCGCTGAATTGGACGTTCCTGTCGCCGTCGGCACTGTTCGAGCCGGGCGAGCGCACGGGCAAGTTCCGCATCGGTGGCGATGGCCTGCTCGTCGACGCGAACGGCAAGAGCTGGATCTCGATGGAAGACTACGCCATTGCGCTGGTCGACGAGTTGGAGAAGAACCAGCACCCGCGCGCCCGTTTCACTGTCGGCTACTGA